The following are encoded in a window of Castanea sativa cultivar Marrone di Chiusa Pesio chromosome 9, ASM4071231v1 genomic DNA:
- the LOC142609598 gene encoding small ribosomal subunit protein bTHXc: MASMVLIAPSPPPTSSQSLTLSSRFSFSKSQTLANSLSSSTVSLSLSTVTSPTVPSVYCGRGDRKTARGKRFNHSFGNARPRDKNKGRGPPKVPVTPAPPRKDKFEDDTIVKIEIDESLSSN; this comes from the exons ATGGCGTCTATGGTACTCATAGCTCCTTCTCCACCTCCTACCTCTTCCCAatcactcactctctcttctCGCTTTTCCTTCTCCAAGTCCCAAACCTTAGCCAACTCTCTCTCCTCCTCCACtgtttctctctcactctctacaGTTACTTCACCCACAGTCCCTTCAG TGTACTGTGGCAGAGGCGATAGGAAAACCGCTAGAGGAAAACGTTTCAACCACTCCTTTGGCAAT GCTCGGCCAAGAGACAAGAACAAAGGGAGAGGGCCACCGAAGGTACCGGTTACTCCGGCTCCGCCTAGGAAAGATAAGTTCGAGGATGATACAATTGTCAAGATTGAAATTGATGAATCTCTGTCTTCTAACTAA